In Cyprinus carpio isolate SPL01 chromosome A1, ASM1834038v1, whole genome shotgun sequence, the following proteins share a genomic window:
- the LOC109092331 gene encoding uncharacterized protein LOC109092331: MLAGFRSGRTESLHKDSSRGHQTTMNLLHPSKSLLYLLLTFGPFLGGMSIPVAVNIGDTAIFTCNETCNGHLLWTFHTNNENLDVVKCVQETCTKGDNFKNRVSLKPGKMSLALYPVLYNDEGWYMVKCDSAVACRFHLEALVPTTVSTSVSSNVTLPCYARTEKQITDDTVNILWKKDDRMVLQVQKGITTYGSGFTGRVLVSLHYYKDGDLSLNMVRVTMSDKGLYRCYHRTTEEQGYPGAVTLNVTADQKFYAKKFGGNLTLDLFGSDHVRVTFTGHDADETPVCSVTGNKPTCSSEYTHRVSVINNFLVLRELTSTDTGTFTVKNEMDEVIGVNTVTVEGVTQRHHYIALSVIIGFILICLFLCCQCCRQSQAQQYRCSYSAIQSNVNINPEPMREPACIEFSQEETNPEPEVHLHTPVEETMTEPVRTTEKQDNTEEYITCGIGIRETI; encoded by the exons ATGTTAGCTGGATTTAGAAGTGGAAGAACGGAGAGCTTGCATAAGGACAG TTCCAGAGGCCACCAGACAACTATGAATCTACTTCACCCATCGAAGAGCCTTCTTTATTTGCTCCTAACCTTTG GACCCTTTCTAGGTGGAATGTCGATCCCTGTTGCAGTAAACATTGGGGATACTGCGATTTTCACTTGTAATGAGACATGTAATGGACATCTCTTGTGGACATTCCACACTAACAATGAAAATCTAGACGTTGTAAAATGTGTCCAAGAGACTTGCACCAAAGGAGACAACTTTAAGAACAGAGTGAGCCTTAAGCCTGGAAAAATGTCTCTAGCCCTGTATCCTGTTCTGTACAATGATGAAGGCTGGTACATGGTCAAATGTGATTCAGCGGTTGCCTGTAGATTCCACTTAGAAGCTCTTG TACCAACTACTGTGAGCACCTCAGTCAGTAGCAATGTCACACTACCCTGCTATGCACGCACAGAGAAACAAATCACTGATGACACTGTGAACATCCTGTGGAAAAAAGATGACCGAATGGTGTTACAAGTTCAAAAAGGAATTACAACATATGGCTCAGGATTTACAGGCAGGGTATTAGTTTCACTGCACTATTATAAGGACGGAGATCTTTCCCTTAACATGGTCAGGGTCACCATGTCAGATAAGGGATTGTACCGGTGCTATCACAGAACTACAGAAGAACAGGGTTATCCTGGTGCTGTTACTCTCAATGTTACAG CTGATCAAAAGTTTTATGCAAAAAAGTTTGGGGGAAATCTCACCCTGGACCTGTTTGGCTCTGACCATGTAAGGGTAACTTTCACCGGTCATGATGCAGATGAGACGCCTGTTTGCAGTGTGACGGGAAACAAACCTACATGCTCATCTGAGTACACGCACAGAGTATCTGTCATAAATAACTTCCTTGTGCTGCGCGAGTTAACGTCCACTGATACAGGCACATTTACTGTGAAAAATGAGATGGATGAAGTCATTGGTGTCAACACTGTCACTGTGGAGG GTGTGACCCAGAGACATCACTACATAGCTCTGTCTGTGATAATTGGTTTCATTCTCATTTGCCTGTTCCTTTGCTGTCAGTGTTGTAGACAGTCACAAGCACAGCAGTATCGCTGCAGTTATAGTGCAATACAGTCTAATGTGAATATAAATCCAGAACCGATGAGAGAGCCTGCATGCATTGAATTTTCACAAGAAGAAACCAACCCAGAGCCTGAAGTTCATCTACACACACCTGTCGAGGAGACCATGACTGAGCCTGTGAGGACCACTGAGAAGCAAGACAACACTGAAGAGTATATTACGTGTGGAATAGGAATTAGAGAAACAATTTAA
- the LOC122136297 gene encoding putative proline-rich receptor-like protein kinase PERK11 produces the protein MHQFKKQRGKDANSMHFCSASNITRMKFQVIFSMAGLLSICTCAPIYQPQIGIIASNSNEVLRLNGLTLAGVGLGPAQGTAFFPPFLFQQQPPQVLNFNPGMQGPFLPPQMNQLNPAQLPPLLQEQPIPGIGPNYGIPTQNLPPGFPFFLTNLYPPRNTPVRLIPNQNAGPSIQGQDRMQPMQPVQPLQPMQPVQPMQPMQPVQPMQPMQPVQPLQPMQPMQPVQPIQPIQNRGKSDQKVTSAPDYRGDRPGPGTGEGHPGFSLFEP, from the exons ATGCACCAGTTTAAaaagcaaaggggaaaagacgcTAATAGTATGCACTTCTGCTCTGCCTCGAAT ATAACCAGGATGAAGTTTCAGGTCATCTTTTCGATGGCTGGTCTTCTCAGCATTTGCACTTGTGCTCCT ATCTACCAGCCACAAATTGGAATAATTGCAAGTAACAGTAATGAG GTTTTGCGTCTCAATGGACTCACTCTGGCAGGTGTGGGTTTGGGTCCAGCACAG GGAACTGCTTTTTTCCCTCCCTTCCTGTTTCAGCAGCAGCCCCCACAGGTGCTGAACTTCAACCCTGGGATGCAGGGACCCTTCCTGCCCCCTCAAATGAACCAGCTGAACCCAGCACAGTTGCCCCCATTGCTGCAGGAGCAGCCTATACCTGGCATCGGTCCCAACTATGGCATACCAACACAGAACCTTCCCCCG GGATTTCCATTCTTCCTGACTAATCTATATCCTCCGAGGAACACTCCTGTAAGGCTGATACCCAACCAGAACGCTGGCCCAAGTATTCAAGGCCAGGACAGGATGCAACCAATGCAGCCAGTGCAACCATTGCAACCAATGCAGCCAGTGCAACCAATGCAACCAATGCAGCCAGTGCAACCAATGCAACCAATGCAGCCAGTGCAACCACTGCAACCAATGCAACCAATGCAGCCAGTGCAACCAATACAACCAATCCAG aacAGGGGAAAGTCAGACCAGAAGGTAACGTCTGCTCCTGATTACCGTGGTGATCGGCCTGGTCCGGGAACTGGAGAG GGGCATCCTGGGTTCTCATTGTTTGAGCCATAG
- the scpp9 gene encoding secretory calcium-binding phosphoprotein 9 → MKNFVITIMALTVIADITSAKKLRLINGLNGGLVTGVNGVNPLLVGGLNPPVLSGGPAVIGQPPLAQILPAAALPPYILQQPPVAAVPYGPLNFGPQLAYPFASPNGGLPYYIGGPQNQPAIMPPQQVMAGQGPTGNNQAVPSGSLTRFKRSFLRRTTARPPVSITQMPAQVNPAVSGNPVG, encoded by the exons ATGAAGAACTTTGTTATAACCATTATGGCTCTGACCGTAATTGCTGAT ATCACCTCAGCAAAG AAGCTGCGTCTGATCAATGGTCTGAATGGTGGTCTGGTTACTGGTGTAAATGGAGTTAACCCTCTACTGGTGGGTGGTCTGAACCCACCCGTGCTCTCTGGTGGTCCTGCTGTTATAGGACAGCCTCCATTAGCACAG ATTCTGCCTGCTGCGGCTCTTCCTCCATATATACTTCAGCAGCCACCTGTGGCCGCAGTTCCCTATGGTCCCCTCAATTTTGGACCTCAGCTGGCTTACCCTTTCGCTTCACCTAATGGG GGTTTGCCATATTACATTGGTGGGCCCCAGAATCAACCAGCCATAATGCCTCCGCAGCAAGTTATG GCTGGACAAGGCCCTACTGGAAATAATCAAGCTGTACCATCAGGCTCACTAACTAGATTTAAG CGCTCTTTTCTCAGAAGGACAACTGCAAGACCACCTGTCTCAATCACCCAG ATGCCAGCTCAGGTCAACCCTGCTGTGTCTGGAAATCCTGTTGGGTAA